The region TGGGAGTCCTTCGGCCTCACCTTCGATGTCGCGCTCCATCTCGGCACGCTGTTGGCGTTGCTCGCCTATTTCTGGCGGGACTGGTACGGAATGATCCGGGACTCCCTGAGCGCGACCAAGCTCGGCAGGTGGCTGGGCATGAAGCGCTCGACCGGGACCATGCTGCTCTGGCCGATCGTGATCGCCACTGTTCCTGCCGCACTTGCCGGGAAGTTCCTCGAAGAGACCGTCGAGAACCGTGTCCGTTCTAGCTTCCTCCTCGTCGCTGTCGTTACAATCGGTCTCGGGATATTCCTACTGCTGGCCGACAGGTACGGGGCGAAGAGGCGCGCGGCTGAGTCGGTCACCGTCTGGGACTGGTTGATTATCGGAGTCGCACAGGCCCTTGCGATTATTCCGGGGGTTTCGCGTTCGGGTGTTACCATCACGGCGGGAATGGCTTGCGGTCTGCAGAGGGATGCCTCAGCGCGGTTCTCGTTCCTCCTCGGAGCGCCGATCATTCTCGGAGCGGCGGTGTACCAAGTACCGAGTGTTTTGCGGAACGGGCTGGGTTCATCAGAGCTGCTGCCGTTTGTCGTGGGTATCGCATCATCGGCAATCGTAGGCTATCTTTGCATCGGCTTCCTGATGTCATACCTGCGAACGCGGAGTGCCGCGCTCTTTGTGGTGTACAGATTCGTTTTCGGCAGCATGGTGATCGCGTTCACTCTAATCCGATAGATCGACGATTCCAAGCATAAACGCCCCCGATCAAATCCCGGTCGGGGGCGTTTATGCTAGTAGAATAGGCCGATCGCTCTGCGGACGCTATATGATCTGCATCGGCATGACGACGTAAAGATAGTCGTCCTTCCCGACTTGCTTGATCAGTCCCGCACTCAACGGTCCGGAAAGCTCCATCGCGATTCCCTCGGTGTCCACGACGCTTAGGTATTCCATCAGATACTTTGCATTGAAGGCTATCTCAATGTCCTCGCCTTCCTTTACAATCTCAATCTCGTCGTAGGCCTTGCCGACATCACCGCTCTCGGCGGTCACAGTCAGGCGGTCACCCTCGGTGCGGAGCACCACTCGATTTGCGTTCTCACGGGCGACGATAGAAGCCCTGCGGACGGCAGACAGCAGCA is a window of Armatimonadota bacterium DNA encoding:
- a CDS encoding undecaprenyl-diphosphate phosphatase; this encodes MDLLQAIILGTVQGLTEFIPISSSAHLIVIPWLLGWESFGLTFDVALHLGTLLALLAYFWRDWYGMIRDSLSATKLGRWLGMKRSTGTMLLWPIVIATVPAALAGKFLEETVENRVRSSFLLVAVVTIGLGIFLLLADRYGAKRRAAESVTVWDWLIIGVAQALAIIPGVSRSGVTITAGMACGLQRDASARFSFLLGAPIILGAAVYQVPSVLRNGLGSSELLPFVVGIASSAIVGYLCIGFLMSYLRTRSAALFVVYRFVFGSMVIAFTLIR